In Pongo abelii isolate AG06213 chromosome 22, NHGRI_mPonAbe1-v2.0_pri, whole genome shotgun sequence, the following are encoded in one genomic region:
- the LOC100442310 gene encoding LOW QUALITY PROTEIN: single-stranded DNA-binding protein 3-like (The sequence of the model RefSeq protein was modified relative to this genomic sequence to represent the inferred CDS: inserted 1 base in 1 codon), whose amino-acid sequence MFAKGKGSLVPSDEQAGEKLALYVYEYLLQVGAQKSAQTFLSEIRWEKTSRWENRLGFCTRGGVYFRTFTVQLLKGETLVNIQVKQKPFLIIVQQLPRAPCLATFPPTIGCREAESRQVSFRLLRGHCPRRTHSLHLTILAAQWDPTVSLLCHRDTQAAPGPPIRMGNQPPGGVPGTQPLLPNSMDPARQQGHPHMGGSMQRMNPHRGMGPMGPSPQNYGSSMRPPPNSLGPAMPGINMGLGAGRPWSNPNSANSIPYSSSSPGTYVGPSGGGGPPGTPTMPSPSDSTNSSDNIYTMINPVPPGGSRSNFPMGPGSDGPMGSMGGMEPHYMNGLLGSGDIDXLPKNSPNNVNSISNLPGTPRDDGKLGGNFLHSFQNDNYSPSMTMSV is encoded by the exons ATGTTTGCCAAAGGCAAAGGCTCCTTGGTGCCCTCGGACGAGCAGGCTGGGGAAAAGTTAGCTTTATACGTCTACGAATATTTACTGCAGGTAGGAGCACAGAAATCTGCACAGACCTTCTTATCCGAGATTCGCTGGGAAAAAACATCACGTTGGGAGAACCGCCTGGGTTTTTGCACTCGTGGTGGTGTGTATTTTAGGACCTTTACTGTGCAGCTCCTAAAAGGAGAGACACTTGTGAACATTCAAGTGAAGCAAAAGCCTTTCCTGATTATAGTGCAGCAGCTGCCCCGAGCCCCGTGCTTGGCAACATTCCCCCCAACGATCGGATGCCGGGAGGCCGAGTCCCGCCAGGTTTCTTTCAGGCTCCTCCGGGGTCACTGCCCTCGCCGCACGCACAGCCTCCACCTCACAATCCTAGCAGCACAATGGGACCCCACAGTCAGCCTTTTATGTCACCGAGATACGCAGGCGGCTCCAGGCCCCCCGATCAGAATGGGAAACCAGCCTCCGGGAGGAGTTCCTGGGACACAGCCCCTGCTGCCCAATTCCATGGATCCCGCACGACAACAAGGCCACCCCCACATGGGAGGATCAATGCAGAGAATGAACCCTCACCGAGGCATGGGGCCCATGGGTCCCAGCCCACAGAATTACGGCAGCAGCATGAGACCACCACCCAATTCCCTCGGCCCCGCCATGCCTGGGATTAACATGGGCCTGGGAGCCGGCAGACCCTGGTCCAATCCTAACAGTGCTAACTCAATTCCATACTCCTCCTCATCACCTGGTACCTATGTGGGACCCTCTGGTGGTGGCGGCCCTCCAGGAACACCCACTATGCCCAGTCCCTCAGATTCAACAAATTCCAGCGACAACATCTACACAATGATTAATCCAGTGCCGCCTGGAGGCAGCCGGTCCAACTTCCCGATGGGTCCCGGCTCGGATGGTCCAATGGGCAGCATGGGCGGCATGGAGCCACACTACATGAACGGATTGTTAGGATCAGGCGACATAG GACTTCCAAAAAATTCTCCTAACAACGTAAATAGTATTAGCAATCTTCCAGGCACCCCTCGAGATGACGGCAAGCTAGGAGGGAACTTCCTCCACTCCTTTCAGAATGACAATTATTCTCCAAGCATGACGATGAGTGTGTGA